From Variovorax sp. J2L1-78, the proteins below share one genomic window:
- a CDS encoding siderophore-interacting protein, whose amino-acid sequence MNDTALLPDRTPQRVRHTLRFRELTVQSVQRVTPHLVRVTLGGDALEGFTSPGFDDHVKLFFPDEATGALTLPTAGPDGPIWPEGRKPTMRDYTPRHFDAMAQTLEIDFALHEAGPATRWAEQAAVGQRLGVGGPRGSFIVPTAFDWHLLIGDDTALPAIARRLAELPKGTRAVVLAEVDSAADHVDLPSAADVDISWVHRNEARAAAGTPPLLAALHATRLPTGAFHAWIGCESAHAKALRAHLIDECRANPKWIRASGYWRAGTAATHDSHDE is encoded by the coding sequence ATGAACGACACCGCCCTCCTTCCCGACCGCACGCCGCAGCGCGTGCGCCACACGCTGCGCTTCCGTGAACTCACGGTGCAATCGGTGCAGCGCGTCACGCCGCACCTGGTGCGCGTCACGCTCGGCGGCGACGCACTCGAAGGCTTCACCAGCCCCGGCTTCGACGACCATGTGAAGCTCTTCTTTCCCGACGAAGCCACGGGCGCGCTGACGCTGCCGACCGCCGGGCCCGACGGCCCGATCTGGCCCGAAGGCCGCAAGCCGACGATGCGCGACTACACGCCCCGCCACTTCGACGCCATGGCGCAGACGCTGGAGATCGACTTCGCGCTGCACGAAGCCGGCCCCGCCACGCGCTGGGCCGAACAGGCGGCCGTCGGCCAGCGCCTGGGCGTCGGCGGACCGCGCGGCTCCTTCATCGTGCCGACCGCATTCGACTGGCATCTGCTGATCGGCGACGACACCGCCTTGCCGGCCATCGCGCGGCGGCTGGCCGAGCTGCCGAAGGGCACGCGCGCCGTCGTGCTGGCCGAAGTCGACAGTGCCGCCGACCATGTCGACCTGCCGAGCGCGGCCGACGTCGACATCAGCTGGGTGCACCGCAACGAAGCCCGCGCAGCCGCCGGCACGCCGCCGCTGCTGGCCGCGCTGCACGCCACGCGTCTGCCGACCGGCGCCTTCCATGCCTGGATCGGCTGCGAATCGGCCCATGCCAAGGCGCTGCGCGCGCACCTGATCGACGAATGCCGTGCCAACCCGAAGTGGATCCGCGCGTCGGGCTACTGGCGCGCGGGCACGGCCGCGACGCACGATTCGCACGACGAATAG
- a CDS encoding MBL fold metallo-hydrolase: MTTRRELIQTFAAAGVATAIFGVNNAMAASTPLTLQHFPAGEHGFFRAPVLLSGAREAVLIDGGFTLPDGKALVEAIKASGKTLTTIYISQSDPDYYFSLGPIKAAFPAARVIAASATIAAIQSSVEKKLATWGPQLKDNGPQALSDIVMPEAFDGASITLEGQSIDIVDAGGLANRRYLAVKSLDAVFGGVLVFSGVHVWTADTPGAEGRRAWIKTLDAMAARKPAVVIPGHMAPGAATNASAIVYTRDYLVAFEEELAKAADSAALIAAMSKRYPTAGMGVALQIGAKVAKGEMKWG, encoded by the coding sequence ATGACAACACGCAGAGAACTGATTCAAACTTTCGCCGCCGCGGGTGTCGCGACGGCCATCTTCGGAGTGAACAACGCCATGGCTGCATCGACCCCCCTGACCCTTCAGCATTTCCCCGCCGGTGAACACGGCTTCTTCCGTGCCCCGGTCCTCCTCTCCGGCGCGCGCGAGGCTGTGCTGATCGACGGTGGCTTCACGCTGCCCGACGGCAAGGCCCTCGTCGAAGCGATCAAGGCCAGCGGCAAGACGCTGACCACGATCTACATCAGCCAGAGCGATCCCGACTACTACTTCAGCCTGGGCCCGATCAAGGCGGCCTTTCCCGCAGCGCGCGTCATCGCGGCATCGGCCACCATCGCCGCCATCCAAAGCAGCGTCGAGAAGAAGCTGGCGACCTGGGGGCCCCAGCTCAAGGACAACGGCCCGCAGGCCCTGTCGGACATCGTGATGCCCGAGGCGTTCGACGGCGCCTCGATCACGCTGGAAGGCCAGTCCATCGACATCGTCGATGCCGGCGGCCTCGCCAACCGCCGCTACCTGGCAGTCAAGTCGCTCGACGCCGTCTTCGGTGGCGTGCTGGTGTTCTCCGGCGTGCACGTGTGGACGGCCGACACCCCGGGCGCCGAGGGTCGCCGCGCCTGGATCAAGACGCTCGATGCGATGGCCGCCCGCAAGCCGGCCGTGGTGATCCCGGGCCACATGGCACCCGGCGCCGCGACGAACGCATCGGCGATCGTCTACACGCGCGACTACCTCGTGGCGTTCGAGGAAGAACTGGCCAAGGCCGCCGACAGCGCCGCCCTCATCGCGGCCATGAGCAAGCGCTACCCGACGGCCGGCATGGGCGTCGCGCTGCAGATCGGGGCGAAGGTCGCCAAAGGCGAAATGAAGTGGGGTTGA
- a CDS encoding PadR family transcriptional regulator yields MHPSHHHHPAHGHHHACIRRGEHDDGLGGGRGHRGDGDGPRGGRIFGHGGLRFVLLQLIADKPSHGYELIKSIEDRLGGAYSPSPGTVYPTLTLMEEQGYLSVAEADAGGRKRYRITAAGSTFLEENRTTADAMLARMQGGVDGAGPRGGRPPQVTRAIENLKLAMRMRLSREALTPEQANAFAAVLDHAAQQLEQI; encoded by the coding sequence ATGCACCCTTCTCACCACCACCACCCTGCCCACGGCCATCACCACGCCTGCATCCGCCGCGGCGAGCACGACGACGGCCTGGGTGGCGGCCGCGGCCACCGCGGCGACGGCGACGGCCCGCGCGGCGGCCGCATCTTCGGCCACGGCGGCCTGCGCTTCGTGCTGCTGCAGCTGATCGCCGACAAGCCCAGCCACGGCTACGAACTCATCAAGTCGATCGAGGACCGCCTTGGCGGCGCCTACAGCCCGAGCCCGGGCACGGTCTACCCGACGCTCACGCTGATGGAAGAACAGGGCTACCTCAGCGTGGCGGAAGCCGATGCCGGCGGCCGCAAGCGCTACCGCATCACCGCGGCCGGCAGCACCTTCCTCGAAGAGAACCGCACCACCGCCGACGCCATGCTGGCGCGCATGCAGGGCGGCGTCGATGGCGCCGGCCCACGAGGCGGCCGGCCACCGCAGGTCACGCGCGCCATCGAGAACCTCAAGCTCGCCATGCGCATGCGGCTGTCGCGTGAAGCGCTGACGCCCGAGCAAGCGAACGCCTTCGCCGCCGTGCTCGACCACGCGGCCCAACAACTGGAACAGATCTGA
- a CDS encoding Crp/Fnr family transcriptional regulator yields MTPGRSSLALSRIALLEGLSPARLDALAQRCRWQNVPAGKSLLVRSEALSDVYFLVSGRLRVTTYATNGRQVTFRDSTEGEYFGDIAAIDGKPRSADVVTLSPCVVAVLDPAGFLALLREEPDVALRVMRGLAARVRELSERVIDLSTVGVPQRLHAALLRLAQAAGVVDNRARIDPLPTHLELANQISTAREQVTRELGILARSGVVEKDGRALVVRDVRRLQGLIEAPASIPTIGR; encoded by the coding sequence ATGACACCCGGTCGCTCCAGCCTCGCGCTCAGTCGCATCGCGCTGCTGGAAGGCCTGTCGCCGGCGCGCCTCGATGCGCTCGCGCAGCGTTGCCGGTGGCAGAACGTGCCGGCCGGCAAGTCGCTGCTGGTGCGATCCGAAGCGCTCAGCGACGTGTACTTCCTGGTCTCGGGACGCCTGCGTGTCACGACCTACGCCACCAACGGTCGGCAGGTGACCTTTCGGGACTCGACCGAAGGCGAGTACTTCGGCGACATCGCGGCCATCGACGGCAAGCCGCGCAGCGCAGACGTCGTGACGCTCAGCCCCTGCGTGGTCGCGGTGCTCGACCCCGCGGGCTTCCTGGCGTTGCTGCGCGAGGAGCCCGACGTGGCCCTGCGCGTGATGCGCGGCCTGGCCGCGCGGGTGCGCGAACTGTCCGAACGGGTGATCGACCTCAGCACCGTGGGCGTGCCGCAGCGGCTGCACGCGGCGCTGCTGCGCCTGGCGCAGGCCGCGGGCGTGGTCGACAACCGGGCGCGGATTGACCCGCTGCCCACGCACCTCGAACTGGCGAACCAGATCAGCACGGCGCGCGAGCAGGTCACACGCGAACTCGGCATCCTGGCGCGGTCCGGCGTGGTGGAGAAGGACGGTCGGGCGCTGGTCGTGCGTGATGTGCGCCGGCTTCAGGGGCTGATCGAGGCTCCCGCCTCGATTCCTACAATCGGCCGGTGA
- a CDS encoding nuclear transport factor 2 family protein, giving the protein MTTHLDVIRATYEGPPEENGRHLLAALAPEATWTEAAGFPYAGTYTGPAEIFDGVFRRLATEWVGYKAQVHTYLADGDRVAAFGVYSGTYAKTGKSMRATFAHLYRLQDGKILSMEQVVDSAMVRQALTTT; this is encoded by the coding sequence ATGACCACCCACCTGGACGTCATCCGCGCCACCTACGAAGGTCCGCCGGAAGAGAACGGCCGGCACCTGCTCGCCGCCCTGGCCCCCGAGGCCACCTGGACCGAAGCGGCGGGCTTCCCCTACGCCGGCACCTACACCGGCCCGGCGGAAATCTTCGACGGGGTCTTTCGCCGGCTGGCCACCGAGTGGGTGGGCTACAAGGCCCAGGTCCACACCTACCTGGCCGACGGCGATCGCGTCGCGGCGTTCGGGGTGTACTCCGGCACCTATGCGAAGACCGGCAAGTCGATGCGCGCAACCTTCGCGCATCTGTACCGGCTCCAGGACGGCAAGATCCTGAGCATGGAGCAGGTCGTCGACAGTGCGATGGTCCGGCAGGCCCTGACAACGACCTGA
- a CDS encoding heavy metal response regulator transcription factor — protein MRLLVIEDEQKLGDYLVKGLSESGFLVDLARTGLQGRTLAIEGDYDLLVLDVMLPGIDGFAVLEAVRRSKAMPVLMLTARDEVEDRVRGLQSGADDYLAKPFAFSELLARIQALLRRGTLHEVSRYALKDLSLDMIARKAMRDGQRLELTAKEFALLSLLMRRQGNVLSRTQLAEQVWDMNFASDTNLVEVAIRRLRSKIDDPFKEKLLHTVRGMGYVLESRRDDPS, from the coding sequence ATGCGACTCCTGGTGATCGAAGACGAACAGAAGCTTGGTGACTATCTTGTGAAGGGGCTCAGTGAGAGCGGCTTTCTGGTCGACCTTGCACGCACGGGCCTCCAGGGGCGAACGCTTGCAATCGAGGGGGACTACGACCTCCTGGTGCTGGACGTGATGCTCCCGGGCATCGATGGCTTCGCTGTCCTGGAGGCGGTGCGCCGATCCAAGGCGATGCCCGTGCTGATGCTCACCGCACGCGACGAGGTCGAGGATCGGGTGCGAGGGCTGCAGAGCGGCGCGGACGATTACCTGGCCAAGCCCTTCGCTTTTTCCGAGCTGCTCGCACGCATCCAGGCCCTTCTTCGCCGCGGTACGCTGCACGAGGTGTCGCGCTACGCGTTGAAGGACCTGAGCCTTGACATGATCGCGCGCAAGGCCATGCGCGACGGCCAGCGCCTGGAGCTCACCGCCAAGGAGTTCGCCCTGCTGTCGCTGCTCATGCGACGCCAGGGCAATGTACTTTCGCGCACCCAGTTGGCTGAGCAGGTCTGGGACATGAACTTCGCCAGCGACACCAACCTGGTCGAGGTGGCGATCCGACGGCTGCGCAGCAAGATCGACGACCCCTTCAAGGAGAAGCTGCTTCACACGGTACGCGGCATGGGGTACGTGCTCGAGAGCCGTCGGGATGACCCATCGTGA
- the queG gene encoding tRNA epoxyqueuosine(34) reductase QueG, whose translation MTGNPPLVHRIQAWARELGFSRIGIAGIDLSSAEAGLMQWLAEGFHGEMHYMAAHGARRARPAELVPGTVSVITARMDYLPRATSDDWQAVEFDRLTRPGEAIVSLYARGRDYHKVLRGRLAKLAERIAQEVGPFGHRAFTDSAPVMEAELAARSGQGWRGKHTLVLDRDAGSMFFLGEIYIDMALPESAPVTPHCGSCSACIDVCPTQAIVAPQRLDARRCISYLTIEHPGAIPLELRAPMGNRIYGCDDCQLICPWNKFAKKSALPDFDARDGLTGRMLADLFAWTEDEFLRHTEGSPIRRIGHERWLRNIAVALGNAVRAGQGEGAAALASRLEHPSPLVREHVAWALAQSV comes from the coding sequence GTGACCGGCAACCCTCCACTCGTTCATCGGATTCAGGCCTGGGCCCGGGAACTGGGCTTTTCCCGGATCGGCATCGCGGGCATCGACCTGTCGAGCGCTGAGGCCGGCCTGATGCAGTGGCTGGCCGAGGGCTTCCATGGCGAGATGCATTACATGGCGGCCCACGGTGCGCGCCGCGCCCGGCCGGCCGAGCTGGTGCCGGGCACGGTGTCGGTCATCACCGCGCGCATGGACTACCTGCCGCGCGCCACCTCGGACGACTGGCAGGCGGTCGAATTCGATCGGCTGACGCGGCCCGGCGAAGCGATCGTCTCGCTGTATGCGCGAGGCCGCGACTACCACAAGGTGCTGCGCGGCCGGCTCGCGAAACTGGCCGAGCGCATCGCGCAAGAGGTGGGGCCTTTCGGCCATCGCGCCTTCACCGATTCCGCGCCGGTCATGGAGGCCGAACTCGCCGCGCGCAGCGGCCAGGGCTGGCGCGGCAAGCACACGCTGGTGCTGGACCGCGATGCCGGCTCGATGTTCTTCCTGGGCGAGATCTACATCGACATGGCATTGCCCGAAAGCGCACCGGTCACGCCGCATTGCGGCAGCTGCAGCGCGTGCATCGACGTCTGCCCGACCCAGGCCATCGTTGCGCCGCAGCGGCTCGACGCGCGGCGCTGCATCTCGTACCTGACCATCGAGCATCCCGGCGCCATTCCACTGGAACTGCGCGCGCCGATGGGCAACCGCATCTACGGCTGCGACGACTGCCAGCTGATCTGCCCCTGGAACAAGTTCGCCAAGAAGAGCGCGTTGCCCGATTTCGATGCGCGCGACGGGCTCACCGGCCGAATGCTCGCCGACCTGTTCGCGTGGACCGAGGACGAATTCCTGCGCCACACCGAAGGCAGCCCGATCCGCCGGATCGGCCACGAGCGCTGGCTGCGCAACATCGCCGTGGCCTTGGGCAATGCGGTGCGGGCCGGGCAGGGCGAGGGGGCCGCGGCGCTTGCGTCAAGGCTCGAGCACCCGAGCCCGCTGGTGCGCGAGCATGTCGCGTGGGCCCTGGCACAGTCCGTCTGA
- a CDS encoding DsbA family protein produces MDITLHYLFDPLCGWCYGAAPALSALAGEPGIAVELQPTGLFAGGGARSMDDGFAAFAWTNDQRIGQLTGQRFTERYRQQVLGDRQRPLDSGPAMLALTAVSLTDPARELETLQAIQHARYVDGKDVTALTTLAELLAGLGLAQPAARLAQPDAALVAADRARVGRGQALMREFGARGVPTLIAESGAKRWQVDARAAYADPRALISQLQRS; encoded by the coding sequence ATGGACATCACCTTGCACTACCTGTTCGACCCGCTGTGTGGCTGGTGCTACGGCGCCGCGCCCGCGCTGTCGGCATTGGCCGGCGAGCCTGGCATCGCCGTCGAACTGCAGCCCACCGGCCTGTTCGCCGGGGGAGGTGCGCGGTCGATGGACGACGGCTTCGCGGCCTTCGCGTGGACCAACGACCAGCGTATCGGACAGCTGACCGGGCAGCGCTTCACCGAACGCTATCGCCAGCAGGTGCTCGGTGATCGCCAGCGGCCCCTCGACAGCGGTCCCGCCATGTTGGCGCTGACCGCGGTGTCCTTGACCGACCCGGCGCGCGAACTCGAAACCCTTCAAGCCATTCAGCACGCGCGCTACGTCGACGGGAAGGACGTGACCGCGCTCACGACGCTGGCCGAGCTGTTGGCAGGGCTGGGGCTCGCGCAGCCGGCCGCGCGGCTTGCGCAACCAGACGCGGCGCTGGTCGCCGCCGACCGGGCCCGCGTGGGCCGGGGCCAGGCGCTGATGCGGGAGTTCGGCGCGCGCGGCGTGCCGACCTTGATCGCCGAGTCCGGCGCGAAGCGCTGGCAGGTGGATGCCCGTGCCGCCTACGCCGATCCACGCGCACTGATCAGCCAGCTGCAACGCAGCTGA
- a CDS encoding TolC family protein — MKRALRSTAVAAAAVFLAGCASVGIDEALKDTNTHAQRFTGGNLALSRTPEQRDRRAELAQQLLATPLSQDDAVQLALTNSPAVQALMAQSWVDIAAANQTSRLPNPIFTFERMRLNSELELGRLLSFGLVDLILLPQRLSISRSQAHQAKLQLTGAVVDHVTQVRQAWVRAVAAQQSLHYAEQVNTSAQASAELARRMQRIGNFSKLQRARQQVFYADATTQLASARHATTAAREELIRALGLDDAQAAKLALPARLPDLPKIPREAKEVAATATEQRLDVQLARAQLDLAGQSQGISLLSTFIDVEAGARRDTVFDNAEGSKSNRRGFELDIRLPLFDGGSAQRDALNAQSLAAANRYDATVRGASSQLREGYSAYRTAYDIAKHYRDEIVPLRQAMADENVLRYNGMLIGVFELLAEARDQIAAVTNAINAQQQFWQADAALAASVMGKPTATGAAMASSGSEGASTGAAH; from the coding sequence ATGAAGCGGGCGCTGCGTTCGACGGCGGTCGCCGCTGCGGCAGTTTTCCTGGCTGGCTGCGCCTCGGTCGGCATCGACGAGGCCCTGAAGGACACGAACACCCACGCACAGCGCTTTACCGGTGGGAACCTGGCGCTGAGCCGGACGCCGGAACAGCGCGACCGGCGCGCCGAATTGGCCCAGCAACTGCTCGCGACACCGCTGTCCCAGGACGACGCGGTGCAGCTCGCCCTGACCAACAGTCCGGCCGTCCAGGCCTTGATGGCCCAGAGTTGGGTCGACATCGCCGCAGCGAACCAGACCAGCCGCTTGCCCAATCCGATCTTCACGTTCGAGCGCATGCGCCTGAACAGCGAGCTCGAGCTGGGACGCCTGCTGTCCTTCGGGCTGGTGGATCTGATCCTGTTGCCGCAACGGTTGTCGATCTCCAGGAGCCAGGCCCATCAGGCGAAGCTGCAGTTGACGGGCGCTGTGGTCGACCACGTCACGCAGGTCCGGCAGGCCTGGGTCCGCGCGGTCGCCGCCCAGCAGTCGCTGCACTATGCCGAGCAGGTGAACACGTCGGCGCAGGCCAGCGCCGAGCTGGCTCGCCGCATGCAGCGCATCGGCAATTTCAGCAAGCTGCAGCGTGCGCGCCAACAGGTGTTCTACGCCGATGCCACCACGCAACTCGCGTCCGCGCGGCATGCCACCACGGCTGCGCGCGAGGAACTGATCCGTGCGCTGGGTCTGGACGACGCCCAGGCGGCGAAACTTGCCTTGCCCGCACGCCTGCCTGATCTCCCCAAGATTCCCCGCGAGGCCAAGGAGGTCGCGGCCACGGCGACCGAGCAACGGCTGGATGTTCAGCTCGCGCGTGCCCAACTGGACCTTGCAGGCCAATCCCAGGGCATCAGCCTCCTGTCGACCTTCATCGACGTGGAAGCGGGTGCCAGGCGAGACACGGTCTTCGACAACGCCGAAGGCAGCAAGAGCAACCGACGCGGCTTCGAGCTCGACATCCGGCTGCCGCTGTTCGACGGGGGATCCGCCCAGCGTGACGCGCTGAATGCGCAGTCGCTGGCTGCGGCCAACCGTTACGACGCCACGGTGCGCGGTGCCTCCTCGCAACTGCGGGAGGGCTACTCCGCCTACCGCACGGCCTATGACATCGCCAAGCACTACCGCGACGAGATCGTGCCGCTGCGTCAAGCCATGGCCGACGAGAACGTGCTTCGCTACAACGGCATGCTGATCGGCGTCTTCGAACTCCTGGCCGAGGCGCGCGACCAGATCGCCGCCGTCACCAACGCGATCAACGCCCAGCAGCAGTTCTGGCAGGCCGATGCCGCACTTGCCGCGTCGGTCATGGGCAAGCCCACCGCCACGGGCGCCGCGATGGCCAGTTCGGGGAGCGAAGGCGCCTCCACAGGTGCCGCGCACTGA
- a CDS encoding DUF4148 domain-containing protein: protein MKNFQVLSLTLTLSVVAAVAAPMAAFAGPEHSAPTEAGVVYHPDEAGPGRTRAEVAGELASAQATPEWASMLRWGVMGTPVAGTGKSREQVSAELQAAQKQPDWDAASRLGTSLSTPAGKLNTVQADARP from the coding sequence ATGAAGAACTTTCAAGTCCTCTCACTCACGCTCACGTTGAGCGTTGTTGCGGCCGTTGCGGCGCCGATGGCGGCGTTCGCAGGGCCCGAGCATTCCGCACCGACCGAAGCTGGCGTCGTGTATCACCCGGATGAGGCCGGGCCGGGCAGGACGCGAGCCGAGGTGGCTGGCGAACTCGCCAGTGCACAGGCGACGCCCGAGTGGGCGAGCATGCTGCGCTGGGGTGTGATGGGGACGCCGGTGGCGGGGACCGGCAAGTCGCGTGAACAAGTGTCGGCCGAGCTGCAAGCCGCACAGAAGCAGCCGGACTGGGATGCGGCATCGCGCCTCGGCACCTCGCTGTCGACGCCCGCCGGCAAGCTGAACACGGTTCAGGCCGACGCTCGGCCCTGA
- a CDS encoding heavy metal sensor histidine kinase: MTATEAASHPRGNGNAAAAITASAAGTTQHPPPGTGSIQGALTRWFAVQALIGLSLVCVAIYAVTSWSFQVKQSSEFERQAELIRHLIQESADDPLRNELRHKLDDFFSTHPDISLVLRRNDEIVYASTPHRASARWLWMPSDGKRQPEGAAMHLQLGIDVQEDARLLTRLAWTLVGAVALGAAMISLTGALLVRRGLRPLKRLTAQTAATGPEHVGQRIDPAPYAAEITPWVVQFNAVLDRAEQAYRQLESFNADVAHELRTPLANLIGMVEVELARPRSADELRNVLFSALEEARRVSVIVIDMLFLSQADRGATARRSAPVALADQVRSVLDFHEAKLEEAGLEVTVRGDARLGIDTGLVRRALSNLLSNASRYAAPGSTIAVTIDTRPDEVWVSVSNRGDPVPAEMLPHLFERFFRAERSRTDSSEHHGLGLAIVAAIARMHGGQTLATSETGVTEVGFSMRREVSG, translated from the coding sequence GTGACCGCCACCGAGGCGGCCAGTCACCCCCGAGGCAACGGGAATGCCGCGGCTGCGATCACGGCATCGGCCGCAGGGACGACCCAGCATCCGCCGCCAGGCACCGGTTCGATTCAGGGGGCGCTGACACGCTGGTTCGCGGTGCAGGCGCTGATCGGCCTGAGCCTTGTCTGCGTCGCCATCTATGCCGTCACGTCCTGGAGTTTTCAGGTCAAGCAAAGCAGCGAGTTCGAGCGCCAGGCCGAGCTGATCAGGCATCTGATCCAGGAGTCCGCGGATGACCCCCTGCGCAACGAACTCCGCCACAAGCTCGACGACTTCTTCTCGACCCACCCCGACATCAGTCTGGTGCTGCGTCGCAACGACGAGATCGTCTACGCCAGCACGCCCCACCGGGCCTCGGCGCGCTGGTTGTGGATGCCCAGCGACGGAAAGAGGCAACCAGAAGGCGCAGCGATGCATCTCCAACTCGGGATCGACGTCCAGGAGGACGCCCGGCTCTTGACGCGACTCGCATGGACCCTGGTGGGCGCCGTGGCGCTGGGCGCTGCGATGATCTCGCTGACCGGCGCGCTCCTGGTGCGCAGGGGCTTGCGTCCCCTGAAAAGGCTGACAGCACAGACGGCAGCCACGGGCCCCGAACACGTGGGCCAGCGCATCGACCCGGCGCCCTATGCCGCCGAGATCACGCCCTGGGTCGTGCAGTTCAACGCGGTGCTCGATCGTGCCGAACAGGCCTACCGCCAACTGGAGTCGTTCAACGCAGACGTTGCGCACGAACTGCGCACGCCGCTGGCCAACCTGATCGGCATGGTGGAGGTCGAGCTGGCGCGGCCAAGGTCCGCCGACGAGTTGAGGAATGTCCTGTTCTCCGCGCTGGAGGAAGCCAGACGGGTGTCCGTCATCGTGATCGACATGCTCTTCCTCTCCCAGGCCGACCGCGGGGCCACCGCGCGCCGGTCGGCCCCTGTAGCCCTGGCCGACCAGGTGCGCAGCGTGCTGGATTTCCATGAAGCCAAGCTGGAAGAAGCGGGGCTCGAAGTGACCGTGCGCGGGGATGCGCGCCTGGGCATCGACACCGGGCTGGTGCGACGGGCGCTGTCGAACCTTCTGAGCAATGCGAGCCGGTATGCAGCACCGGGCTCGACCATCGCGGTCACGATCGACACACGACCCGACGAGGTCTGGGTCAGCGTTTCCAATCGCGGCGACCCGGTCCCCGCCGAGATGCTTCCCCATCTCTTCGAACGATTTTTCCGGGCAGAACGGTCTCGTACGGATTCGTCGGAGCACCACGGACTTGGCCTGGCCATCGTCGCGGCGATTGCACGCATGCACGGTGGCCAGACCCTTGCGACATCGGAGACGGGCGTCACCGAAGTGGGATTTTCAATGCGCAGGGAAGTCAGCGGTTGA
- a CDS encoding LysR family transcriptional regulator has product MLKTNSQGESGPDGLGNLRRLAYFVAVVETGSFTAAAERLGITKAVVSQQVARLEREFRTSLLVRTTRKVQATDVGRAFYERCAVVLREAAHAFDGLAERSAEPSGTLRLTAPIDYGVGVVVPAIAAFTKRYPACKVDAVLSDQTLDLMSGNIEMAIRVGWLTETSEQARKIGAFRQLLVASSSMAGQLARLDTPADIAALPFVANTALREHLRWTFSSDEVEAQMVHVQASIFLDATLAVREAVCQGAGLSVLPDYAVAADLAAGRLIEVLPRWRLPSGGIHAVFPAARFRPAKVRAFVDLLAEREASRRSTPL; this is encoded by the coding sequence GTGCTTAAAACAAACAGTCAAGGCGAAAGTGGCCCGGACGGCCTGGGCAACCTCCGGCGGCTGGCTTACTTCGTGGCCGTGGTGGAAACCGGGTCGTTCACCGCTGCCGCGGAGCGCCTGGGCATCACCAAGGCAGTGGTGAGCCAACAGGTGGCCCGACTCGAGCGCGAGTTCCGCACCTCGCTGCTGGTGCGCACCACGCGCAAGGTGCAGGCCACGGACGTGGGCCGGGCCTTCTACGAACGGTGCGCGGTGGTCCTGCGCGAGGCGGCGCATGCCTTCGACGGTCTGGCCGAGCGGTCGGCGGAGCCCTCCGGCACGCTGCGGCTCACCGCGCCCATCGACTACGGCGTCGGTGTGGTGGTGCCGGCCATTGCCGCGTTCACGAAGCGCTATCCCGCGTGCAAGGTCGACGCCGTGCTCAGCGACCAGACGCTGGACCTGATGTCCGGCAACATCGAGATGGCCATCCGTGTCGGATGGCTGACCGAGACGAGCGAGCAGGCGCGAAAGATCGGCGCCTTCCGCCAGTTGCTCGTCGCGTCATCGTCCATGGCCGGGCAGCTTGCACGACTCGACACTCCGGCAGACATCGCCGCGCTGCCCTTCGTCGCCAACACCGCCTTGCGCGAGCACTTGCGGTGGACCTTCTCGTCGGACGAGGTCGAGGCCCAGATGGTGCACGTGCAGGCCTCCATCTTTCTGGACGCCACGCTGGCCGTTCGCGAGGCCGTGTGCCAGGGCGCGGGGCTGTCGGTGCTGCCGGACTATGCGGTCGCAGCGGACCTCGCCGCCGGGCGGCTCATCGAGGTGCTGCCGCGCTGGCGCCTGCCTTCCGGCGGCATCCATGCCGTGTTTCCGGCGGCGCGCTTTCGCCCGGCGAAGGTCCGGGCGTTCGTCGATCTGCTGGCGGAGCGGGAAGCGTCGCGACGATCGACGCCCCTCTGA